One region of Halodesulfovibrio sp. MK-HDV genomic DNA includes:
- the pta gene encoding phosphate acetyltransferase, whose protein sequence is MSHNLYITATEARTGKSAVVLGMTQLLTKDIRKVAFFRPIINDDENGKKDHDINLILEYFGMDIPYEDTYAYTLNQARELINNGQRSILLENILNKYTQLANKYDFVLCEGTDFLGKDAAFEFDLNADIAANLGSPVLVVINGQKQDCEEIISSTKLTLDSLEDKGLDIVAAVINRAEVTSEHCADIISQISTKDDADKALAVYIIPEDPTLSKPTMKDVAEWLDGEVVYGQDRLDTRVDDLCIAAMQIGNFLDYVKEASLVITPGDRSDIIIATLASRMSSAYPDISGIVLTGGLEMAKNVRRLVEGWSAAPIPVISVKQHTYLAIQALNQLYGRIDPQDSRRVATALGIFEDNVDTAEISRRVISRKSEKITPKMFEFNLIQKAKSNKMRIVLPEGQEERILRAAEMLNRRGVADIILLGNLEVVKQKISDLGLQLSDVTIIQPELAPEFDDYVATYFEARKKKGISMEHARDTMCDTTYYGTMMVKKGDADGMVSGAVNTTAHTIRPAFEFIKTKPEASIVSSVFLMCLKDRVLVFGDCAVNPNPTSDQLAEIAIGSADTARIFNVDPRIAMLSYSTGSSGKGADVEKVIEATRIAKERAPHLMLEGPIQYDAAIDADVAATKLPDSEVAGQATVFIFPDLNTGNNTYKAVQRAANAVAIGPVLQGLNKPVNDLSRGCTVADIVNTVAITAIQAQAEKGLI, encoded by the coding sequence GTGTCCCATAACCTTTACATTACAGCTACCGAAGCAAGAACAGGTAAATCTGCTGTTGTCCTCGGCATGACGCAATTGCTCACCAAAGACATCAGAAAAGTTGCGTTCTTCCGCCCAATCATCAACGATGATGAAAATGGCAAAAAAGACCACGATATTAACCTCATTCTTGAATACTTCGGCATGGATATCCCATATGAGGATACCTACGCGTACACCCTCAATCAGGCTCGTGAACTGATCAACAACGGTCAGCGTTCCATTCTGCTTGAGAATATCCTGAACAAGTACACCCAGCTTGCCAACAAATACGATTTTGTTCTTTGCGAAGGAACTGACTTCCTTGGTAAAGATGCAGCATTCGAATTCGATCTCAACGCAGACATTGCCGCTAACTTAGGCTCTCCTGTTCTTGTTGTTATCAACGGCCAGAAGCAGGACTGTGAAGAAATCATCAGCTCTACCAAGCTCACACTCGATTCCCTTGAAGACAAAGGACTCGACATTGTTGCTGCTGTTATCAACCGTGCAGAAGTAACTTCCGAGCATTGCGCTGACATCATTTCCCAGATCAGCACTAAAGACGATGCAGATAAAGCACTTGCTGTCTACATCATCCCTGAAGACCCTACCCTGAGCAAACCAACCATGAAAGACGTGGCTGAGTGGCTCGACGGTGAAGTCGTTTACGGTCAAGATCGCCTCGATACTCGCGTTGACGACCTGTGCATTGCCGCAATGCAAATTGGCAACTTCCTCGATTACGTAAAAGAAGCCAGCCTCGTTATCACCCCTGGTGACCGTTCTGACATCATCATTGCTACTCTCGCATCCCGTATGTCTTCCGCGTACCCGGATATCTCCGGTATCGTACTGACCGGTGGTCTTGAAATGGCAAAGAATGTTCGTCGCCTCGTAGAAGGCTGGTCTGCTGCTCCGATTCCTGTAATCAGCGTAAAACAGCACACCTACCTTGCTATTCAGGCTCTTAACCAGCTTTACGGACGTATCGACCCGCAGGACAGCCGCCGCGTTGCAACTGCTCTCGGTATTTTCGAAGACAACGTAGACACAGCGGAAATTTCCCGTCGCGTTATCTCTCGTAAATCTGAAAAAATTACTCCGAAGATGTTTGAATTTAACCTTATCCAGAAGGCTAAATCCAACAAAATGCGTATTGTTCTCCCTGAAGGTCAGGAAGAGCGCATTTTGCGTGCGGCAGAAATGCTCAACCGTCGCGGTGTTGCAGACATTATTCTTCTCGGCAACCTTGAGGTTGTTAAGCAGAAAATTTCTGATTTAGGTCTTCAGCTTTCTGATGTTACCATTATTCAGCCGGAACTTGCCCCTGAATTTGACGACTACGTAGCAACCTACTTCGAAGCACGTAAAAAGAAAGGCATCAGCATGGAGCACGCTCGTGACACCATGTGTGATACCACTTACTACGGCACCATGATGGTTAAAAAAGGCGATGCAGACGGCATGGTATCCGGTGCGGTTAACACCACTGCCCACACAATCCGCCCTGCGTTTGAGTTTATTAAAACCAAACCGGAAGCTTCTATTGTTTCTTCCGTATTCCTCATGTGCCTGAAAGATCGTGTTCTCGTATTCGGTGACTGCGCCGTGAACCCGAACCCTACATCTGACCAGCTTGCTGAAATTGCAATCGGTTCAGCTGACACTGCACGCATCTTCAATGTAGACCCACGCATTGCAATGCTTTCCTACTCTACTGGTTCTTCCGGTAAAGGTGCAGACGTAGAAAAAGTTATTGAAGCAACAAGAATTGCAAAAGAACGCGCTCCTCATCTCATGTTGGAAGGCCCAATCCAGTATGATGCTGCGATCGATGCAGACGTTGCTGCTACAAAACTTCCTGATTCAGAAGTTGCCGGTCAGGCCACTGTATTTATCTTCCCTGACCTCAACACTGGCAACAACACTTACAAGGCTGTACAGCGAGCTGCAAATGCCGTAGCAATCGGTCCAGTCTTGCAGGGACTCAATAAGCCTGTTAACGACTTATCTCGCGGTTGCACCGTAGCAGATATTGTAAACACTGTTGCCATTACAGCAATTCAGGCACAGGCAGAAAAAGGGCTTATCTAG
- a CDS encoding FAD-binding oxidoreductase, with protein sequence MISASLTKEFEAVVGSENVFTSEPERQAYSYDSAVLDPVTPALVVRPTNSEELGKVIALCNENNCPITVRGAGTNLSGGTIPDKRNGIVVLTNGMNKILEINEEDLYAVVQPGVVTAQFAQAVAKRGLFYPPDPGSQAVSTIGGNVAENAGGLRGLKYGVTKDYVMGMDFFDVNGQLVKTGSRTVKCVTGYNLAGLMAASEGTLGVFNEIILKLTPPPAASKAMMAVFDDVNKASEAVASIIAAHVVPCTLEFMDQAALKHVEAYTKAGLPVEAAAILLIEVDGHPGQVADEAALVEKCLTKSGATAVHVAKDAEEKFKLWEARRNALPALARAKPTTVLEDATVPRSQIPAMVAAINDIAKKYDLAIGTFGHAGDGNLHPTILCDRRDEKEFHRVEEAVDNIFDVALSLKGTLSGEHGIGMAKSKWMEKETSRATIDYSLNMKRAIDPNNILNPGKIIAG encoded by the coding sequence GTGATTAGTGCGTCATTGACTAAAGAATTTGAAGCCGTAGTAGGCAGTGAAAACGTATTTACTTCAGAGCCAGAGCGCCAGGCATACTCATATGACTCCGCTGTGCTCGATCCTGTAACCCCTGCATTGGTTGTTCGCCCGACCAATTCTGAAGAACTGGGCAAAGTTATCGCTCTTTGTAACGAAAACAACTGTCCTATTACCGTTCGCGGTGCTGGCACCAACCTTTCCGGTGGTACCATCCCTGACAAACGTAACGGCATTGTTGTTCTCACCAACGGCATGAACAAGATCCTCGAAATTAACGAAGAAGATCTTTACGCTGTAGTTCAGCCTGGTGTTGTTACAGCTCAGTTCGCACAGGCAGTTGCAAAACGCGGCCTGTTCTACCCTCCAGATCCGGGTTCACAGGCTGTTTCCACTATCGGTGGTAACGTAGCAGAAAACGCTGGCGGCCTTCGTGGTCTCAAATACGGCGTAACTAAAGACTACGTTATGGGCATGGACTTTTTTGATGTTAACGGTCAGCTCGTTAAAACTGGTTCCCGTACTGTTAAGTGCGTAACCGGCTACAACCTTGCTGGTCTTATGGCTGCTTCTGAAGGCACCCTTGGTGTATTCAACGAAATCATCCTCAAACTTACTCCGCCACCAGCAGCTTCTAAAGCTATGATGGCTGTATTTGACGATGTTAACAAAGCTTCTGAAGCTGTTGCTTCCATCATCGCTGCACACGTTGTTCCTTGTACTCTTGAGTTCATGGATCAGGCAGCTCTTAAGCACGTTGAAGCATACACCAAAGCTGGTCTTCCTGTAGAAGCAGCTGCTATTCTTCTTATTGAAGTAGATGGCCACCCGGGTCAGGTAGCAGACGAAGCCGCTCTCGTTGAAAAATGTCTCACTAAATCTGGCGCAACCGCTGTTCACGTTGCAAAAGACGCTGAAGAGAAATTTAAACTGTGGGAAGCTCGTCGTAACGCGCTGCCAGCTCTTGCTCGCGCAAAGCCGACCACTGTTCTTGAAGATGCTACAGTGCCTCGCTCCCAGATTCCTGCAATGGTTGCAGCAATCAACGACATCGCAAAGAAATACGACCTTGCAATCGGTACTTTCGGCCACGCTGGCGATGGTAACCTGCACCCTACTATTCTTTGTGACCGTCGCGACGAAAAAGAATTCCACCGTGTAGAAGAAGCTGTTGATAACATCTTTGATGTAGCTCTTTCTCTCAAAGGTACTCTTTCCGGCGAGCACGGTATCGGCATGGCGAAATCTAAGTGGATGGAAAAGGAAACTTCCCGCGCAACTATTGACTACTCTCTCAATATGAAGCGTGCGATCGATCCTAACAACATCCTTAACCCTGGCAAAATCATCGCGGGTTAG
- a CDS encoding L-lactate permease, with amino-acid sequence MLAMFAILPILAALILMVGLRWPATKAMPVAWACAVLGAMAGWGLDASYVAAMSFHGLITAISVLIIVFGAILILYTLQYSGGMETIQYGMQQISGDRRVQAIIIGFMFAAFIEGAAGFGTPAALAAPLLLSLGFPPLAAAVLCLVFNSFPVTFGAVGTPVILGLKYVRPLVDQAVAAGIPGLNFASADQFNAVIGQWATVFNTPMIYILPIFMLGFITRYFGPNRSWKEGFGAWKFCLFASTAFLVPYLTFAWLVGPEFPSLIGGLVGLGIIILGAKNGFCMPKDHFDFGDHTKWDPEWTGDMKGGGSTDFTAHMSQFRAWLPYILIGAILVITRIPELGLKSMLAGVSIGFDAGFLGHPEIKNAIKYLYLPGTIPFVLVALITIGLHGMSGENTKKAWTEAIAKMKNPTIALVFAVALVSIFRLSANNPAGLPSMPLALAEVAANIFGGAWPMFASFVGGLGAFITGSNTVSDLLFAEFQWGMATQLDLPRQLIVAAQAVGGGMGNMVCIHNIVAACAVVGLSGREGAILRRTAGPFLLYGIVVGIMVSACIVMFPNLF; translated from the coding sequence ATGTTAGCAATGTTTGCTATTCTGCCTATTCTGGCAGCCCTTATTCTGATGGTAGGTCTTCGCTGGCCTGCAACTAAGGCTATGCCTGTTGCTTGGGCATGTGCTGTTCTTGGTGCTATGGCAGGTTGGGGACTTGACGCTAGCTACGTAGCTGCAATGTCTTTCCACGGCCTTATCACAGCAATTTCCGTACTGATCATTGTTTTTGGTGCGATCCTTATTCTCTACACACTGCAGTACAGCGGTGGTATGGAAACTATTCAGTACGGTATGCAGCAGATTTCCGGTGACCGCCGCGTTCAGGCAATCATCATCGGTTTCATGTTCGCAGCCTTCATCGAAGGCGCGGCAGGCTTTGGTACACCAGCTGCTCTGGCTGCACCACTGCTCCTCTCTCTCGGCTTCCCGCCGCTTGCAGCAGCAGTTCTCTGCCTCGTATTTAACTCTTTCCCAGTAACTTTCGGTGCTGTTGGTACTCCGGTTATTCTCGGTCTGAAATACGTTCGTCCACTCGTAGACCAGGCTGTTGCCGCTGGCATCCCAGGTCTCAACTTTGCATCTGCTGATCAGTTCAATGCTGTAATCGGCCAGTGGGCAACTGTTTTCAACACACCTATGATTTACATCCTTCCTATCTTCATGCTTGGTTTCATCACCCGTTACTTCGGGCCGAACCGCAGCTGGAAAGAAGGCTTTGGCGCATGGAAATTCTGTCTTTTTGCATCTACCGCATTCCTCGTGCCTTACCTCACATTCGCATGGCTCGTTGGACCTGAGTTCCCATCCCTTATCGGTGGTCTCGTAGGTCTCGGTATCATCATCCTTGGTGCTAAAAACGGTTTCTGCATGCCTAAAGATCACTTTGATTTTGGTGATCACACTAAATGGGATCCAGAATGGACTGGCGATATGAAAGGCGGCGGTTCAACCGACTTTACTGCTCACATGTCTCAGTTCCGTGCATGGCTTCCTTACATTCTTATCGGTGCGATCCTCGTTATCACCCGTATTCCAGAACTCGGCCTTAAAAGCATGCTCGCAGGCGTATCTATCGGCTTCGACGCTGGCTTCCTTGGTCACCCTGAAATTAAAAACGCTATTAAATACCTCTACCTGCCAGGTACCATTCCATTCGTACTTGTTGCTCTCATCACCATCGGCCTCCACGGCATGAGTGGCGAGAACACCAAAAAAGCTTGGACTGAAGCTATCGCTAAGATGAAGAACCCTACCATCGCTCTCGTATTCGCAGTAGCATTGGTATCTATCTTCCGTCTTTCCGCTAACAACCCTGCAGGTCTTCCTTCCATGCCTCTGGCATTGGCAGAAGTTGCAGCTAACATCTTCGGTGGTGCATGGCCTATGTTTGCATCCTTCGTTGGTGGCTTAGGTGCATTTATTACCGGTTCCAACACTGTATCTGACCTTCTCTTCGCTGAATTCCAGTGGGGAATGGCAACTCAGCTTGACTTACCTCGTCAGCTTATCGTTGCTGCTCAGGCAGTTGGTGGTGGCATGGGTAACATGGTTTGTATCCATAACATCGTTGCAGCTTGTGCAGTTGTAGGCCTCTCCGGTCGTGAAGGCGCCATCCTTCGTCGTACCGCTGGTCCTTTCCTCCTGTACGGTATCGTAGTTGGTATCATGGTATCAGCTTGCATCGTAATGTTCCCGAACCTCTTCTAG
- the nifJ gene encoding pyruvate:ferredoxin (flavodoxin) oxidoreductase, whose protein sequence is MAKIMKTMDGNTAAAHIAYALSDTAAIYPITPSSNMAEAADDWAAAGKTNIFDQTVSVRQLQSEAGAAGAVHGCLAAGALTSTFTASQGLLLMIPNMYKIAGELLPGVFHVSARALASHALSIFGDHQDVMACRQTGFAFLCSNSVQEAMDMALVAHLAAIETSVPFCHFFDGFRTSHELQKIEVIDYEDIKKVVNFEKIEAFRQNAMNPEHPHLRGTAQNPDIYFQAREACNTFYDAIPEAVIDAMAKVESITGRSYKPFEFVGHENAERVIVCMGSGNEAIEEVVNYLTEKGEKVGLLKVRLYRPFSIKHMLEVIPASAEIFTVLDRTKEPGSIGDPLYLDICAAFKEHGEMPVILSGRYGLGSKEFTPADVLAVYENMKVTGPKNHFTVGINDDVTRSSLTVGKVLDTVPAGTVQCKFFGLGADGTVGANKQAIKIIGDNTDMYAQGYFAYDSKKSGGFTVSHLRFGNEKIQSTYLVNAADYVACHKSAYVNQYDLLDGIKDGGIFVLNSNWSPAELNEHLPASMKRSLAEKNIKFYNIDAVKIATEVGLGGRINMVMQTAFFKLADVIPFDQAVAYLKDSIQKAYGNKGEHIVNMNVQAVDKAADALVEIKIPADWATASDACATEGDAPEFITNVVRPILAQNGDKLPVSAFEPDGLFPVGTAAFEKRGVAILVPEWVQENCIQCNRCAYVCPHAAIRPVLATEAELADAPATFTTLDAKGKEVKGLQYRIQVYSEDCLGCGSCANVCPAKEKALVMKPIETQLDDQIANLTFAEEAIEIKDSIMSRDSLKGSQFQQPLMEFSGACAGCGETPYVKLLTQMFGERMIIANATGCSSIWGASAPTTPYTVNKNGHGPAWGNSLFEDAAEFGYGMGMAYTQRRNKLEDVVKKAIDTVENAQFKGALEAWIEVKDQGEASAEAGEEILALIEAGIDHSAAAHEIYHMADLLTKKSVWVFGGDGWAYDIGFGGVDHVLASGEDINILVMDTEVYSNTGGQSSKATPLGSIAKMAASGKKVGKKDLGLIAMSYGYVYVASVSMGANMNQVLKAFKEAEAFDGPSIVICYAPCINQGIRKGMGKSIEEEKIAVETGYWPLYRYNPVLADEGKNPFMYESKTPNGDMQAFLSGENRYALLEKIAPEESKRLRAQIEEDYLKRHKYFQTLSDLPGIAVAPVEAANDTVEAASADHCEMPQDAETSGKEGTGDACDDGRDAK, encoded by the coding sequence ATGGCCAAGATTATGAAAACAATGGATGGTAACACTGCTGCCGCGCATATCGCGTACGCACTGAGTGACACGGCTGCGATCTACCCGATCACTCCATCATCCAACATGGCAGAAGCTGCAGACGACTGGGCTGCTGCCGGCAAAACAAACATTTTTGACCAGACAGTTTCTGTCCGTCAGCTTCAGTCCGAAGCTGGTGCGGCTGGTGCGGTACACGGCTGTCTCGCAGCGGGCGCGCTGACTTCTACATTTACAGCGTCTCAGGGCCTTCTGCTCATGATTCCTAACATGTACAAAATTGCTGGTGAGCTTCTCCCTGGCGTTTTCCATGTATCTGCACGTGCTCTCGCTTCACATGCACTCTCCATCTTCGGTGACCATCAGGACGTAATGGCTTGTCGTCAGACTGGCTTTGCTTTCTTATGTTCCAACTCCGTTCAGGAAGCTATGGACATGGCTCTCGTTGCTCACCTTGCAGCAATCGAAACCAGCGTTCCTTTCTGTCACTTCTTCGACGGTTTCCGTACTTCTCATGAGCTCCAGAAAATTGAAGTTATCGACTACGAAGACATCAAAAAAGTAGTTAACTTCGAGAAAATTGAAGCTTTCCGTCAGAACGCAATGAATCCTGAGCACCCACATCTTCGTGGTACCGCTCAGAACCCAGATATTTACTTCCAGGCACGTGAAGCTTGCAACACATTCTACGATGCTATTCCTGAAGCAGTTATCGATGCAATGGCTAAAGTTGAAAGCATCACCGGCCGTTCCTACAAACCTTTTGAGTTCGTTGGTCACGAAAACGCAGAACGCGTAATCGTGTGTATGGGCTCCGGTAACGAAGCTATTGAAGAAGTAGTTAACTACCTTACCGAAAAAGGTGAAAAAGTAGGTCTTCTTAAAGTTCGTCTTTACCGTCCGTTCTCCATCAAGCACATGCTCGAAGTTATTCCTGCTTCTGCAGAAATCTTCACCGTACTTGATCGTACTAAAGAACCTGGTTCTATCGGCGATCCTCTTTACCTTGACATCTGTGCAGCATTTAAAGAACACGGCGAAATGCCAGTGATTCTTTCCGGCCGCTACGGTCTCGGTTCTAAAGAATTCACTCCTGCTGACGTACTCGCAGTTTACGAGAACATGAAAGTAACCGGTCCTAAAAACCACTTCACTGTTGGTATTAACGACGACGTTACCCGTTCTTCTCTTACTGTTGGTAAAGTACTCGACACCGTGCCTGCTGGCACTGTTCAGTGTAAGTTCTTCGGCCTTGGTGCTGATGGTACTGTTGGTGCTAACAAGCAGGCTATCAAAATCATTGGTGACAACACCGACATGTACGCACAGGGTTACTTCGCTTACGACTCCAAAAAGTCCGGCGGCTTCACTGTGTCTCACCTTCGTTTCGGTAACGAAAAGATTCAGTCCACATACCTCGTTAACGCTGCTGACTACGTTGCTTGTCACAAGTCTGCATACGTTAACCAGTATGACCTCCTTGATGGTATCAAGGACGGCGGTATCTTCGTACTGAACTCTAACTGGTCTCCAGCAGAGTTGAACGAACATCTTCCTGCTTCCATGAAGCGCTCACTCGCAGAAAAGAATATCAAGTTCTACAACATTGACGCAGTTAAGATTGCGACTGAAGTAGGTCTTGGCGGTCGCATTAACATGGTTATGCAGACTGCATTCTTTAAGCTTGCTGATGTTATTCCTTTTGATCAGGCAGTTGCTTACCTGAAAGATTCTATTCAGAAAGCATACGGCAATAAAGGTGAGCACATCGTTAACATGAACGTTCAGGCTGTTGATAAAGCTGCTGACGCTCTTGTTGAAATCAAAATCCCTGCTGACTGGGCTACCGCATCTGATGCTTGTGCAACAGAAGGCGACGCTCCAGAATTCATTACCAACGTTGTACGTCCTATCCTTGCTCAGAACGGTGACAAACTTCCTGTTTCCGCTTTCGAACCAGACGGACTCTTCCCAGTTGGTACTGCAGCATTTGAAAAACGTGGCGTAGCTATCCTCGTACCAGAATGGGTACAGGAAAACTGCATTCAGTGTAACCGCTGTGCTTACGTTTGTCCTCACGCTGCAATTCGCCCAGTACTCGCTACTGAAGCAGAACTCGCAGATGCTCCTGCTACCTTCACTACTCTCGATGCTAAAGGCAAAGAAGTAAAAGGTCTCCAGTACCGCATCCAGGTTTACTCAGAAGACTGCCTCGGCTGTGGTTCTTGTGCGAACGTTTGTCCTGCTAAAGAAAAAGCACTCGTTATGAAACCGATCGAGACTCAGCTCGACGATCAGATTGCTAACCTTACTTTCGCAGAAGAAGCGATTGAAATTAAAGACTCCATCATGTCCCGTGATTCACTCAAAGGCTCTCAGTTCCAGCAGCCTCTGATGGAATTCTCCGGCGCATGTGCTGGTTGTGGTGAAACACCATACGTTAAGCTTCTCACACAGATGTTTGGCGAACGTATGATCATTGCAAACGCAACTGGTTGTTCTTCCATTTGGGGTGCATCTGCACCTACCACCCCGTACACTGTAAACAAAAACGGTCACGGTCCTGCTTGGGGTAACTCCCTCTTCGAGGATGCTGCTGAATTTGGTTACGGTATGGGCATGGCTTACACACAGCGTCGCAACAAACTTGAAGACGTTGTTAAAAAAGCTATCGATACTGTTGAAAACGCACAGTTCAAAGGTGCTCTTGAAGCTTGGATCGAAGTTAAAGATCAGGGCGAAGCATCTGCTGAAGCTGGCGAAGAAATCCTCGCACTTATCGAGGCTGGTATTGATCACAGTGCTGCTGCACATGAGATCTACCACATGGCTGACCTTCTCACCAAAAAATCCGTATGGGTATTCGGTGGTGACGGCTGGGCATATGACATCGGCTTCGGCGGTGTTGACCATGTTCTCGCTTCCGGCGAAGACATCAACATTCTCGTAATGGATACCGAAGTGTACTCCAACACTGGTGGTCAGTCTTCAAAAGCTACCCCACTCGGCTCCATCGCGAAAATGGCAGCTTCCGGTAAGAAAGTAGGTAAAAAAGACCTCGGCCTTATCGCAATGTCTTACGGCTACGTTTACGTTGCATCCGTTTCTATGGGCGCAAACATGAACCAGGTTCTGAAAGCATTTAAAGAAGCTGAAGCATTCGACGGTCCGTCCATCGTTATCTGTTACGCACCTTGTATTAACCAGGGTATCCGTAAAGGTATGGGCAAATCCATCGAAGAAGAAAAAATCGCAGTTGAAACTGGTTACTGGCCGCTTTACCGCTACAACCCAGTTCTCGCTGACGAAGGTAAAAACCCATTCATGTACGAATCTAAAACACCTAACGGTGACATGCAGGCGTTCCTTTCCGGTGAAAACCGCTACGCTCTGCTTGAAAAGATCGCACCTGAAGAATCTAAGCGCCTCCGCGCTCAGATCGAGGAAGATTACCTCAAACGTCACAAGTACTTCCAGACCCTGAGCGACCTTCCTGGTATCGCAGTAGCTCCTGTTGAAGCAGCTAACGACACCGTTGAAGCAGCTTCTGCTGACCATTGTGAAATGCCACAGGACGCAGAAACATCAGGTAAAGAAGGCACAGGCGACGCTTGTGACGACGGCCGCGACGCTAAATAG
- a CDS encoding (Fe-S)-binding protein produces the protein MSADLTKLAKLLQELDDQMVACMKCGMCQAVCPVFSETMRESDVTRGKIALLERLAAELINDAEGVQEALNRCLLCGSCGANCPSGVQISDIFIKARSIVNEYMGLSPVKKMVLRGMVGNPKLFNMLLDFGSKFQNLMTSKASETQATRKAPLLEPFIGNRHFNPVATKSLHAKYGTIDTPAGKSGLRVLFFPGCVADKMYTNMGEACLKVFKHHGVGVWMPATQACCGIPALSAGDKAAYDKMVKYNAEIFAEGEYDYIIAPCGSCISTIMKYWPKYGTEYPADVQKKIEKIAAKAMDINEFLVDVLGVKPEGETPKGGKKVTFHDSCHLKKGLGVAEQPRDLIRMNNNYELVEMDEADRCCGCGGTFTLYHYDLSKKIGGRKRNNIVDTGAQIVSTGCPACMMQMNDMLSQNRDDVEVKHSIELYAETL, from the coding sequence ATGTCAGCAGATCTTACTAAATTAGCGAAGCTCCTTCAGGAGCTGGACGACCAGATGGTTGCTTGCATGAAGTGCGGCATGTGTCAGGCTGTATGTCCAGTTTTCTCCGAAACTATGAGGGAGTCTGACGTAACCCGTGGTAAAATTGCCCTGCTCGAGCGTCTTGCAGCAGAACTTATTAACGACGCAGAAGGCGTTCAGGAAGCTCTGAACCGTTGTCTGCTTTGTGGTTCTTGCGGCGCTAACTGCCCATCCGGCGTACAAATCAGTGATATCTTCATTAAGGCTCGTAGCATCGTTAACGAGTACATGGGCCTTTCCCCAGTGAAGAAAATGGTACTGCGCGGTATGGTTGGTAACCCTAAGTTATTCAACATGCTTCTTGATTTCGGTTCTAAATTCCAGAACCTTATGACTTCAAAAGCATCTGAAACTCAGGCTACCCGTAAAGCACCTTTGCTCGAGCCATTTATCGGCAACCGTCATTTTAATCCGGTTGCTACTAAATCTCTGCACGCTAAATACGGAACTATTGATACTCCTGCCGGAAAATCCGGTCTCCGAGTTCTTTTCTTCCCAGGCTGTGTAGCAGATAAAATGTACACCAACATGGGCGAAGCATGCCTTAAAGTATTCAAGCACCACGGCGTTGGCGTTTGGATGCCTGCAACACAGGCATGTTGTGGTATCCCTGCTCTTTCAGCAGGCGATAAAGCAGCCTATGACAAGATGGTAAAATACAATGCGGAAATCTTTGCAGAGGGCGAGTACGATTATATTATCGCCCCTTGCGGTTCCTGTATTTCCACCATCATGAAATACTGGCCTAAGTACGGTACAGAGTACCCGGCCGACGTACAGAAAAAAATTGAAAAGATTGCCGCTAAGGCAATGGATATCAACGAATTCCTCGTTGACGTTCTTGGTGTTAAGCCGGAAGGCGAAACTCCTAAAGGCGGAAAAAAGGTAACCTTCCATGACTCTTGTCACCTTAAGAAGGGCCTCGGCGTAGCTGAACAGCCACGCGACCTTATCCGCATGAATAACAACTACGAATTGGTAGAAATGGACGAAGCTGACCGTTGCTGTGGATGTGGCGGTACCTTCACATTATACCATTACGATCTTTCTAAAAAGATCGGTGGACGTAAGCGTAACAACATTGTTGATACCGGTGCTCAGATTGTATCAACAGGCTGTCCAGCTTGTATGATGCAGATGAACGATATGCTTTCACAAAACCGCGACGACGTGGAAGTGAAGCATAGCATCGAACTCTACGCTGAAACCCTGTAG